From a single Miscanthus floridulus cultivar M001 chromosome 8, ASM1932011v1, whole genome shotgun sequence genomic region:
- the LOC136476566 gene encoding tubby-like F-box protein 12 isoform X1 — protein MSFRSIVRDVRESFGSLSRRSFEVRISGLPGHHRGKSVGSLSDRPVVVDQSRWVGLPPELLRDVMKRLEDGESNWPSRKNVVACAAVCGTWREICKDIVLSPEFCGKLTFPVSLKQPGPRDGIIQCFIKRDKSTSTYYLYLCLSPAVLSEDGKFLLAAKRNRRTTYTEYIISVDRKNISRSSNGYVGKMRSNFLGTKFIVYDTTPHNAGSLVSCEHGSCRISSRRVSPKVPTASYPIARVNYELNLLGTRGPRRMNCTMHSIPASSLDPEGMVPGQPKQLFVPGASSFGESFRSANTSSSSRFSVTDRSLDFSSSRFSEIRGLAQQDEDSGQGKERPLVLRNKEPRWHEQLQCWCLNFRGRVTVASVKNFQLIAAPQLDSESSQQAQQQTQPSNSSSASDHDKVILQFGKVAKDMFTMDYRYPLSAFQAFTICLTSFDSKLACE, from the exons ATGTCCTTTCGCAGCATAGTCCGTGATGTTAGGGAAAGCTTTGGTAGCTTATCAAGACGGAGCTTTGAGGTCAGGATTTCCGGTTTGCCTGGTCATCATAGAGGGAAATCTGTTGGATCTCTGAGCGACAGACCTGTAGTAGTTGATCAAAGCAGGTGGGTTGGTCTTCCTCCTGAATTGCTCCGAGATGTAATGAAAAGGCTTGAGGACGGGGAGAGCAATTGGCCATCCCGAAAAAATGTTGTTGCTTGTGCAGCAGTCTGTGGAACATGGAGAGAGATATGCAAGGATATAGTGCTGAGTCCGGAGTTTTGCGGGAAGCTCACTTTTCCAGTATCACTCAAACAG CCGGGACCAAGAGATGGAATAATCCAGTGTTTTATAAAAAGGGACAAATCAACGTCAACTTATTATCTTTACCTATGTCTTAGCCCTG CTGTCCTCAGCGAGGATGGGAAATTTCTGCTAGCAGCTAAGAGGAATCGCCGTACAACATATACTGAGTACATCATTTCTGTGGATCGTAAAAATATATCACGATCAAGTAATGGCTATGTTGGAAAAATGAG GTCAAATTTTCTTGGCACTAAATTCATTGTGTATGACACCACACCACACAATGCTGGGAGCCTTGTCTCGTGTGAGCACGGGAGCTGCAGAATCTCCTCTAGGAGGGTTTCCCCCAAAGTACCCACTGCTAGCTACCCCATTGCCCGGGTGAACTATGAGCTAAACCTGCTTGGCACAAGGGGGCCCAGGCGTATGAATTGCACGATGCATTCCATCCCAGCCTCATCGCTAGACCCTGAAGGCATGGTGCCTGGCCAACCCAAGCAGCTCTTCGTCCCTGGCGCATCTTCCTTTGGAGAATCCTTTCGCAGTGCAAACACCTCTTCCAGTTCAAGGTTCTCGGTTACAGACCGCTCCTTGGACTTCAGCTCCTCGCGCTTCTCAGAGATAAGAGGATTGGCTCAGCAAGATGAGGACAGTGGCCAGGGTAAGGAGAGGCCTTTGGTTCTCCGCAATAAGGAGCCAAGGTGGCATGAGCAGCTGCAGTGTTGGTGCCTCAACTTCCGTGGTCGGGTGACCGTGGCTTCTGTGAAGAACTTCCAGTTGATAGCTGCACCACAACTAGATTCTGAATCGTCACAGCAAGCTCAGCAGCAAACCCAGCCTTCGAATTCATCTTCAGCATCGGATCATGACAAAGTGATCCTGCAGTTTGGTAAGGTTGCCAAGGACATGTTCACGATGGACTACCGGTACCCGCTCTCGGCATTCCAGGCCTTCACCATCTGCTTGACCAGCTTCGACAGCAAACTGGCTTGTGAATAG
- the LOC136476566 gene encoding tubby-like F-box protein 12 isoform X2 — protein MNLLLLCLATPCAPILSPSSCSTLPCILLIAHAVSPQHHRMPQHLKNHGYNDQPGPRDGIIQCFIKRDKSTSTYYLYLCLSPAVLSEDGKFLLAAKRNRRTTYTEYIISVDRKNISRSSNGYVGKMRSNFLGTKFIVYDTTPHNAGSLVSCEHGSCRISSRRVSPKVPTASYPIARVNYELNLLGTRGPRRMNCTMHSIPASSLDPEGMVPGQPKQLFVPGASSFGESFRSANTSSSSRFSVTDRSLDFSSSRFSEIRGLAQQDEDSGQGKERPLVLRNKEPRWHEQLQCWCLNFRGRVTVASVKNFQLIAAPQLDSESSQQAQQQTQPSNSSSASDHDKVILQFGKVAKDMFTMDYRYPLSAFQAFTICLTSFDSKLACE, from the exons ATGAACCTGCTGCTCCTTTGCCTCGCTACCCCTTGTGCTCCCATTCTTAGTCCCAGCTCCTGCTCCACTCTCCCCTGCATACTCCTCATCGCCCACGCCGTATCACCCCAACACCACAGGATGCCACAACACCTAAAAAACCATGGTTACAATGATCAA CCGGGACCAAGAGATGGAATAATCCAGTGTTTTATAAAAAGGGACAAATCAACGTCAACTTATTATCTTTACCTATGTCTTAGCCCTG CTGTCCTCAGCGAGGATGGGAAATTTCTGCTAGCAGCTAAGAGGAATCGCCGTACAACATATACTGAGTACATCATTTCTGTGGATCGTAAAAATATATCACGATCAAGTAATGGCTATGTTGGAAAAATGAG GTCAAATTTTCTTGGCACTAAATTCATTGTGTATGACACCACACCACACAATGCTGGGAGCCTTGTCTCGTGTGAGCACGGGAGCTGCAGAATCTCCTCTAGGAGGGTTTCCCCCAAAGTACCCACTGCTAGCTACCCCATTGCCCGGGTGAACTATGAGCTAAACCTGCTTGGCACAAGGGGGCCCAGGCGTATGAATTGCACGATGCATTCCATCCCAGCCTCATCGCTAGACCCTGAAGGCATGGTGCCTGGCCAACCCAAGCAGCTCTTCGTCCCTGGCGCATCTTCCTTTGGAGAATCCTTTCGCAGTGCAAACACCTCTTCCAGTTCAAGGTTCTCGGTTACAGACCGCTCCTTGGACTTCAGCTCCTCGCGCTTCTCAGAGATAAGAGGATTGGCTCAGCAAGATGAGGACAGTGGCCAGGGTAAGGAGAGGCCTTTGGTTCTCCGCAATAAGGAGCCAAGGTGGCATGAGCAGCTGCAGTGTTGGTGCCTCAACTTCCGTGGTCGGGTGACCGTGGCTTCTGTGAAGAACTTCCAGTTGATAGCTGCACCACAACTAGATTCTGAATCGTCACAGCAAGCTCAGCAGCAAACCCAGCCTTCGAATTCATCTTCAGCATCGGATCATGACAAAGTGATCCTGCAGTTTGGTAAGGTTGCCAAGGACATGTTCACGATGGACTACCGGTACCCGCTCTCGGCATTCCAGGCCTTCACCATCTGCTTGACCAGCTTCGACAGCAAACTGGCTTGTGAATAG
- the LOC136476568 gene encoding protein S-acyltransferase 8-like, with protein sequence MATAKHKQRRVYQVWKGKNIILCGGRLIFGPDAKATLISFALIAIPVAVFCVFVARHLIHIFPAYNAGYAILAVTIGLTVYVLLLLFLTSSQDPGIVPRNSHPPVEEFSYDASAPHALQFPRVKEVMVNGMPVKVKYCETCMIYRPPRCSHCSKCDNCVERFDHHCPWVGQCIGERNYRYFFCFVSSAAVLCIYVCAMCGLYIRLLMNRGHYSVGKAIKESPASLVVMAYCFICFWFVGGLTGFHSYLIATNKTTYENIKYKYSNQPNVYDRGCVRNCHEVLCTKRKPSKINLRAIVQEEQEVARPQNSPSNVPEDEAHQCPRAKVEDDLEMGLDILKTTGRRTDELSDEELESGSTGIKYRTPDSETEIPVTRTKTEIFNEVRDLDLSVLNAAQPSSPEQKQHPDELS encoded by the exons atggccacggccaagCACAAGCAGCGCCGGGTCTACCAAGTCTGGAAAGGCAAAAAC ATAATACTATGTGGTGGAAGGTTGATCTTTGGACCAGATGCCAAGGCCACCCTGATTTCTTTCGCTCTAATCGCCATCCCTGTCGCTGTCTTCTGCGTCTTTGTGGCCAGGCATCTCATACACATCTTCCCTGCATATAATGCAGGCTATGCAATTCTTGCTGTCACCATAGGCCTTACCGTTTAT GTACTGTTACTGCTCTTCCTTACCTCATCTCAAGATCCAGGTATTGTACCACGAAATTCACACCCGCCTGTGGAAGAGTTCTCTTATGATGCTTCAGCTCCACATGCTCTTCAGTTCCCTCGGGTAAAAGAGGTTATGGTCAATGGCATGCCTGTGAAAGTGAAATACTGTGAAACTTGCATGATATATCGGCCTCCTCGCTGCTCCCACTGCTCCAAATGTGATAACTGTGTCGAGCGCTTTGATCATCACTGCCCTTGGGTTGGGCAATGTATTGGAGAG CGAAATTACCGGTACTTCTTCTGTTTTGTTTCTTCAGCGGCAGTGCTTTGTATCTATGTATGTGCAATGTGTGGATTGTACATCAGGCTTCTCATGAATAGGGGTCATTATTCAGTGGGGAAGGCCATTAAAGAATCTCCAGCTTCATTAGTAGTCATGGCATATTGTTTCATTTGCTTCTGGTTCGTCGGTGGTCTCACTGGGTTCCATTCTTACCTTATTGCGACAAACAAG ACAACCTATGAGAATATCAAGTACAAGTACAGCAACCAACCAAACGTGTATGACCGTGGTTGTGTGCGCAACTGTCATGAGGTTTTGTGCACAAAAAGGAAGCCTTCTAAGATCAACTTAAGAGCTATTGTTCAAGAAGAACAAGAGGTAGCACGGCCACAGAATAGCCCTTCCAATGTACCAGAAGATGAGGCACACCAATGTCCCCGAGCCAAGGTTGAGGATGATCTAGAAATGGGTCTTGACATCCTCAAGACCACAGGGCGCAGGACAGATGAACTCAGCGATGAAGAATTGGAGTCTGGAAGCACTGGTATTAAATATCGCACACCAGATTCAGAGACTGAGATTCCTGTTACCAGAACTAAGACAGAGATCTTTAACGAAGTTAGGGATCTGGACTTGTCGGTACTAAATGCTGCACAACCTTCATCTCCTGAGCAAAAACAACACCCAGACGAACTTTCCTGA